A genomic region of Branchiostoma lanceolatum isolate klBraLanc5 chromosome 4, klBraLanc5.hap2, whole genome shotgun sequence contains the following coding sequences:
- the LOC136433867 gene encoding NXPE family member 3-like isoform X1: MMTIARPSAALFVVTVLIYMATLKFPYQGLLNWVQDATDREDVPKPLLKSHLIEPSVNPLLIEPEDEVQPCVPNQPLVIDQVTYPKYTEIVVLNRDRRYHQGGVLTVRVVARDKKRRPKTYGGDFLRARLISSDRSPKASSAGRVTDHCNGTYTVQFPLYWVGNVSIKIQLVHPSEAVKVLQRVREIPNKIVFYCTFVDFKTKATKKQECFSSANSSRQPHQLCNFSKQEANGTWICLKPDKLSCSTIKRCRSDGAKSHQRAPGLVSEKERTLFQRPYIEAELDYKEAIRVLDPERPTPQHLPSCTMNAHDPQTSFGTSLGHWSGKVWASSACNVRVFTKEDIRRCLANKIVYMKGDSTIRQWYQRLQKKVPLKSTTGKFTSIGSNSGYNSRWNISVRQQFHHFPRQGHKKVVFKDVRYTVDMLDAIQGGPNTIIAVGLWAHFTSEPLDMFRSRMYAIRGAIHRLMRRSPGTRVFVRTGTTREHKGGKLSYYLLGSDWLAYQITEVIREMFRAEPDVVVLDTWDMSVCQPGEDNIHPDQAMVDSQLNMMLSHICPT, from the exons ATGATGACCATTGCCCGGCCGAGCGCTGCTCTGTTTGTGGTGACCGTGCTGATTTACATGGCG ACGCTGAAGTTCCCCTATCAAGGATTACTGAACTGGGTACAGGACGCCACAGATCGTGAAGACGTTCCCAAGCCGTTGTTGAAATCTCACCTCATTGAGCCATCAGTTAACCCTCTCCTCATTGAGCCAGAAGACGAAGTCCAACCTTGCGTCCCCAACCAACCTCTCGTCATCGACCAGGTCACCTACCCAAAGTACACGGAGATTGTCGTGTTAAATAGAGACAGACGGTATCACCAAGGAGGCGTTCTTACCGTGAGGGTGGTGGCGAGAGATAAGAAACGACGACCGAAGACGTACGGAGGAGACTTTCTCCGTGCCAGACTCATTAGCAGTGACCGTTCTCCAAAGGCCAGTAGCGCCGGTCGCGTCACTGACCACTGTAACGGCACCTACACCGTGCAGTTCCCGCTCTACTGGGTAGGGAATGTTTCA ATAAAGATCCAGCTCGTCCATCCAAGCGAAGCAGTGAAGGTTCTACAGAGAGTGCGAGAAATTCCGAACAAGATAGTCTTCTACTGCACCTTCGTCGATTTCAAAACGAAAGCCACCAAAAAACAAGAATGCTTCAGCTCTGCCAATTCCAGCCGGCAACCCCACCAACTGTGCAATTTCTCCAAACAAGAGGCGAATGGGACATGGATCTGCCTGAAACCGGACAAACTCTCGTGTTCCACCATCAAACGATGCCGGTCCGACGGGGCCAAGAGCCATCAAAGGGCACCGGGTCTCGTGTCCGAAAAGGAAAGAACGCTTTTCCAAAG GCCATACATAGAAGCAGAACTAGACTACAAGGAGGCCATACGTGTGCTTGATCCAGAACGACCGACACCTCAACATCTGCCATCGTGTACAATGAACGCTCATGACCCTCAAACTTCATTTGGGACATCATTGGGACATTGGTCAGGCAAGGTCTGGGCGTCATCAGCGTGCAATGTCCGGGTGTTCACTAAGGAGGACATCCGACGGTGCCTGGCTAATAAGATTGTGTACATGAAAG GTGACTCGACAATTAGGCAGTGGTACCAGCGTTTACAGAAAAAAGTACCGTTGAAATCAACTACCGGGAAATTTACAT CCATTGGGAGCAATAGTGGGTACAACAGCCGATGGAACATCTCTGTTCGTCAGCAGTTCCACCACTTCCCCAGACAAGGACACAAGAAGGTTGTCTTTAAGGATGTCAGGTACACTGTTGACATGCTTGACGCCATTCAAGGAGGCCCGAACACGATCATAGCCGTCGGTCTGTGGGCTCACTTTACCTCAGAGCCGTTGGACATGTTCCGGTCGCGGATGTACGCCATACGAGGCGCCATACACCGTCTCATGCGCAGAAGTCCCGGCACGCGGGTTTTCGTCAGAACTGGAACAACGAGAGAGCATAAGGGCGGAAAATTGTCGTATTACCTGCTAGGGAGCGACTGGCTGGCTTACCAGATCACGGAGGTGATACGAGAGATGTTCCGGGCGGAGCCAGACGTGGTCGTGTTGGACACGTGGGACATGAGCGTGTGTCAGCCGGGCGAAGACAACATTCACCCAGATCAAGCTATGGTGGACAGTCAACTTAACATGATGCTGTCACATATCTGCCCCACTTAA
- the LOC136433871 gene encoding 26S proteasome regulatory subunit 10B, translating to MTASNMATTDSAREKGLTDYRKKLLEHRELESRLKEMREQLKELTKDYEKSENDLKALQSVGQIVGEVLKQLTEDKFIVKATNGPRYVVGCRRQVDKAKLKAGTRVALDMTTLTIMRYLPREVDPLVYNMSIEDPGEVSYSQIGGLAEQIRQLREVIELPLLNPELFFRVGINPPKGVLLYGPPGTGKTLLARAVASQLDCNFLKVVSSAIVDKYIGESARLIREMFGYAKDHQPCIIFMDEIDAIGGRRFSEGTSADREIQRTLMELLNQMDGFDRLGKVKMIMATNRPDTLDPALLRPGRLDRKIQIDLPNEQARMDILKIHSGPMTKHGEIDYEAIVKLSDGFNGADLRNVCTEAGMFAIRSEREYVIEEDFMKAVRKVCDNKKLESKLDYKPV from the exons ATGACGGCGAGCAACATGGCCACCACTGACAGCGCTCGGGAGAAAGGTCTCACGGATTATCGCAAAAAACTCCTAGAACACCGGGAGTTGGAGAGTCGGCTCAAAGAGA TGCGCGAACAGCTGAAGGAGTTGACGAAGGACTACGAGAAATCTGAGAACGACCTGAAGGCTCTACAGAGTGTTGGACAG ATTGTTGGTGAAGTGCTGAAGCAGTTAACGGAGGATAAGT TTATTGTCAAGGCGACCAATGGTCCTCGCTACGTGGTGGGCTGCAGACGACAG GTTGACAAGGCAAAGCTGAAGGCTGGTACTCGTGTGGCTCTGGACATGACCACTCTCACCATCATGAG GTACCTTCCCCGAGAGGTGGACCCCCTGGTGTATAACATGTCTATCGAGGACCCGGGTGAAGTGTCCTACTCACAGATCGGTGGACTTGCAGAGCAGATCAGGCAGCTCAGAGAG GTGATAGAACTGCCCCTACTCAACCCAGAGCTGTTCTTCCGTGTGGGGATCAACCCGCCAAAGGGAGTCCTGCTGTACGGACCTCCAG GCACAGGAAAAACTCTGCTAGCCAGGGCAGTAGCAAGTCAGCTGGATTGTAACTTCTTGAAG GTTGTGTCCAGTGCTATAGTTGACAAGTACATAGGGGAGAGCGCCCGACTGATCCGGGAGATGTTTGGGTATGCCAAGGACCATCAGCCTTGTATCATCTTCATGGATGAGATAGATGCCATAG GTGGTAGACGTTTCTCGGAGGGCACTTCTGCTGACAGAGAGATCCAGAGAACACTGATGGAG TTGTTGAACCAGATGGATGGATTTGACCGGTTGGGGAAAGTGAAGATGATCATGGCCACCAACCGCCCCGACACCCTGGACCCCGCCCTGCTCAGGCCAGGCAGACTCGACAGGAAGATCC AGATCGACCTCCCAAACGAGCAGGCCAGAATGGACATCTTGAAGATCCACTCTGGACCGATGACAAAACATGGAGAAATAG ACTATGAAGCGATAGTGAAGCTGTCTGATGGCTTCAACGGAGCCGATCTCAGGAACGTCTGTACTGAAGCAG GAATGTTTGCCATCCGATCAGAACGAGAGTATGTGATAGAAGAGGACTTCATGAAGGCTGTGAGGAAAGTCTGCGATAACAAGAAACTCGAGTCCAAACTGGACTACAAGCCTGTATAG
- the LOC136433868 gene encoding NXPE family member 3-like yields the protein MTTVARLSAVFLVVALIYMTTMKFSYQRLLTWGQDAADHQDIPKPKSHLMKPSVIPLLIEPDEVQPCLPNQPLLIDQVTYPKYTEIVVLNRDRRYHQGDVLTVRVVARDKKRRPKTYGGDFFRARLISGDRSPKASSAGRVTDHCNGTYTVQFPLYWVGNVSVKIQLVHPSEAVKVLQRVREIPNKKMFYCTFVDFKTKATEKRQCYSSVDPSLPPHQLCDFSKQNANGTWICQKPDKLSCSIIRLCQWDGDKSYRLTAGLVSKKERTLFQKPYIEAELDSKEPIRVLDPGGPTAQHLPPCTMNARESQASFGTSLGHWSGKVWKSSACNVRVFTREDIGRCLANKSVYMKGDSTTRQWYLRLKGVLPLKAIATDAAAEAYDRSGYNSKGNISVRQQFHQFPIQGSHRIVFNDVRYTVDMLDAIQGGPNTIIAVGLWAHFTSEPLDMFRSRMYAIRDAIHRLMRRSPGTRVFVRTGTTREHKGGKLSYYLLGSDWLAYQITEVIREMFRADPDVVVLDTWDMSVCQPGKDAIHPDQAMVDSQLNMMLSHICPT from the exons ATGACGACCGTTGCCCGGCTGAGTGCTGTGTTTTTGGTGGTAGCGCTGATTTACATGacg ACGATGAAGTTTTCATATCAACGGTTACTGACCTGGGGACAGGATGCTGCAGATCATCAGGACATTCCCAAGCCGAAATCTCACCTGATGAAGCCATCAGTTATCCCTCTCCTCATTGAGCCAGACGAAGTCCAACCTTGCCTCCCCAACCAGCCTCTCCTCATCGACCAGGTCACCTACCCAAAGTACACGGAGATTGTCGTGTTAAATAGAGACAGACGGTATCACCAAGGAGACGTTCTTACCGTGAGGGTGGTGGCGAGAGATAAGAAACGACGGCCGAAGACGTACGGAGGAGACTTTTTTCGTGCCAGACTCATCAGCGGTGACCGTTCTCCAAAGGCCAGTAGCGCCGGTCGCGTCACTGACCACTGTAACGGTACCTACACCGTGCAGTTCCCGCTCTACTGGGTAGGAAACGTTTCG GTAAAGATCCAGCTCGTCCATCCAAGCGAAGCAGTGAAGGTTCTACAGAGAGTGCGAGAGATTCCGAACAAGAAAATGTTCTACTGCACCTTCGTCGATTTTAAAACGAAAGCCACCGAAAAACGACAATGCTACAGCTCTGTCGATCCCAGCCTACCACCCCACCAACTGTGCGATTTCTCCAAACAAAATGCGAACGGTACCTGGATTTGCCAGAAACCGGACAAACTCTCGTGTTCCATAATCAGATTGTGTCAGTGGGACGGAGACAAGAGCTACCGGTTGACAGCGGGTCTCGTGTCCAAGAAGGAAAGGACACTTTTCCAGAA GCCATATATAGAAGCAGAACTGGACTCCAAGGAGCCCATACGTGTCCTTGATCCAGGAGGACCAACAGCTCAACATCTGCCGCCGTGTACAATGAACGCTCGTGAGTCTCAAGCTTCATTTGGGACATCATTGGGACATTGGTCAGGCAAGGTCTGGAAGTCATCAGCGTGCAATGTCCGGGTGTTCACTAGGGAGGACATCGGACGGTGCCTGGCTAACAAGTCCGTGTACATGAAAG GTGACTCCACTACTCGGCAGTGGTACTTGCGTTTAAAGGGGGTACTACCGTTAAAAGCAATTGCGACTGATGCAGCTGCAG AGGCATATGATAGAAGTGGGTACAACAGCAAGGGGAACATCTCTGTTCGTCAGCAGTTCCACCAATTCCCCATACAAGGATCCCATCGGATTGTCTTTAACGATGTCAGGTACACTGTCGACATGCTTGACGCCATCCAAGGAGGCCCGAACACGATCATAGCCGTCGGTCTGTGGGCTCACTTTACGTCAGAGCCGTTGGACATGTTCCGGTCGCGGATGTACGCCATACGGGACGCCATACACCGTCTGATGCGCAGGAGTCCCGGCACGCGGGTTTTCGTCAGAACTGGAACAACGAGAGAGCATAAGGGCGGAAAATTGTCGTATTACCTGCTAGGGAGCGACTGGCTGGCTTACCAGATCACGGAGGTGATACGAGAGATGTTCCGGGCGGATCCAGACGTGGTCGTGTTGGACACGTGGGACATGAGCGTGTGTCAGCCGGGCAAAGACGCCATTCACCCAGATCAGGCTATGGTGGACAGTCAACTAAACATGATGCTGTCACATATCTGCCCCACTTAA
- the LOC136433867 gene encoding NXPE family member 3-like isoform X4, producing the protein MMTIARPSAALFVVTVLIYMATLKFPYQGLLNWVQDATDREDVPKPLLKSHLIEPSVNPLLIEPEDEVQPCVPNQPLVIDQVTYPKYTEIVVLNRDRRYHQGGVLTVRVVARDKKRRPKTYGGDFLRARLISSDRSPKASSAGRVTDHCNGTYTVQFPLYWIKIQLVHPSEAVKVLQRVREIPNKIVFYCTFVDFKTKATKKQECFSSANSSRQPHQLCNFSKQEANGTWICLKPDKLSCSTIKRCRSDGAKSHQRAPGLVSEKERTLFQRPYIEAELDYKEAIRVLDPERPTPQHLPSCTMNAHDPQTSFGTSLGHWSGKVWASSACNVRVFTKEDIRRCLANKIVYMKGDSTIRQWYQRLQKKVPLKSTTGKFTSIGSNSGYNSRWNISVRQQFHHFPRQGHKKVVFKDVRYTVDMLDAIQGGPNTIIAVGLWAHFTSEPLDMFRSRMYAIRGAIHRLMRRSPGTRVFVRTGTTREHKGGKLSYYLLGSDWLAYQITEVIREMFRAEPDVVVLDTWDMSVCQPGEDNIHPDQAMVDSQLNMMLSHICPT; encoded by the exons ATGATGACCATTGCCCGGCCGAGCGCTGCTCTGTTTGTGGTGACCGTGCTGATTTACATGGCG ACGCTGAAGTTCCCCTATCAAGGATTACTGAACTGGGTACAGGACGCCACAGATCGTGAAGACGTTCCCAAGCCGTTGTTGAAATCTCACCTCATTGAGCCATCAGTTAACCCTCTCCTCATTGAGCCAGAAGACGAAGTCCAACCTTGCGTCCCCAACCAACCTCTCGTCATCGACCAGGTCACCTACCCAAAGTACACGGAGATTGTCGTGTTAAATAGAGACAGACGGTATCACCAAGGAGGCGTTCTTACCGTGAGGGTGGTGGCGAGAGATAAGAAACGACGACCGAAGACGTACGGAGGAGACTTTCTCCGTGCCAGACTCATTAGCAGTGACCGTTCTCCAAAGGCCAGTAGCGCCGGTCGCGTCACTGACCACTGTAACGGCACCTACACCGTGCAGTTCCCGCTCTACTGG ATAAAGATCCAGCTCGTCCATCCAAGCGAAGCAGTGAAGGTTCTACAGAGAGTGCGAGAAATTCCGAACAAGATAGTCTTCTACTGCACCTTCGTCGATTTCAAAACGAAAGCCACCAAAAAACAAGAATGCTTCAGCTCTGCCAATTCCAGCCGGCAACCCCACCAACTGTGCAATTTCTCCAAACAAGAGGCGAATGGGACATGGATCTGCCTGAAACCGGACAAACTCTCGTGTTCCACCATCAAACGATGCCGGTCCGACGGGGCCAAGAGCCATCAAAGGGCACCGGGTCTCGTGTCCGAAAAGGAAAGAACGCTTTTCCAAAG GCCATACATAGAAGCAGAACTAGACTACAAGGAGGCCATACGTGTGCTTGATCCAGAACGACCGACACCTCAACATCTGCCATCGTGTACAATGAACGCTCATGACCCTCAAACTTCATTTGGGACATCATTGGGACATTGGTCAGGCAAGGTCTGGGCGTCATCAGCGTGCAATGTCCGGGTGTTCACTAAGGAGGACATCCGACGGTGCCTGGCTAATAAGATTGTGTACATGAAAG GTGACTCGACAATTAGGCAGTGGTACCAGCGTTTACAGAAAAAAGTACCGTTGAAATCAACTACCGGGAAATTTACAT CCATTGGGAGCAATAGTGGGTACAACAGCCGATGGAACATCTCTGTTCGTCAGCAGTTCCACCACTTCCCCAGACAAGGACACAAGAAGGTTGTCTTTAAGGATGTCAGGTACACTGTTGACATGCTTGACGCCATTCAAGGAGGCCCGAACACGATCATAGCCGTCGGTCTGTGGGCTCACTTTACCTCAGAGCCGTTGGACATGTTCCGGTCGCGGATGTACGCCATACGAGGCGCCATACACCGTCTCATGCGCAGAAGTCCCGGCACGCGGGTTTTCGTCAGAACTGGAACAACGAGAGAGCATAAGGGCGGAAAATTGTCGTATTACCTGCTAGGGAGCGACTGGCTGGCTTACCAGATCACGGAGGTGATACGAGAGATGTTCCGGGCGGAGCCAGACGTGGTCGTGTTGGACACGTGGGACATGAGCGTGTGTCAGCCGGGCGAAGACAACATTCACCCAGATCAAGCTATGGTGGACAGTCAACTTAACATGATGCTGTCACATATCTGCCCCACTTAA